In the genome of Bacillota bacterium, one region contains:
- a CDS encoding nitroreductase family protein translates to MFQDQADPGGGRPPLDNQVLATIRHRRSIRAYADRPVPEEVIQALLEAAHWAPSAVNSQPWQFVVVTDPERRRRLGSIARFFFVRYRHVGSAPVVIAVLGRPTGDRWYQIDCSLAAENLILAAESLGLGTCYVAGFSVPAARRILGVPKALDILGLITLGYPGESPAPPPRLELKEVVHREVYDPQTAATLTSRLRKSGLLSLGKRLHGLFRRSGRR, encoded by the coding sequence ATGTTCCAAGACCAGGCCGACCCGGGCGGTGGACGGCCGCCGCTGGACAACCAGGTCCTCGCCACCATCCGCCACCGCCGGAGCATCCGGGCCTACGCCGACCGCCCGGTCCCCGAGGAGGTCATCCAGGCCCTCCTCGAAGCCGCCCACTGGGCGCCGAGCGCGGTCAACTCACAGCCCTGGCAGTTCGTGGTGGTCACCGATCCTGAGCGGAGGCGGCGCCTGGGTAGCATTGCCCGTTTCTTCTTCGTCCGGTACCGTCACGTCGGCTCGGCCCCGGTGGTCATCGCCGTCCTTGGCCGGCCGACCGGCGACCGCTGGTATCAGATCGACTGCTCCCTGGCCGCCGAGAACCTCATCCTCGCCGCCGAGAGCCTCGGCCTGGGCACCTGTTACGTGGCCGGATTCTCGGTCCCCGCGGCCCGGCGCATCCTCGGCGTTCCCAAGGCCCTCGACATCCTCGGGCTGATCACCCTCGGTTACCCGGGCGAATCCCCGGCCCCGCCGCCCCGCCTGGAACTCAAGGAGGTGGTCCACCGCGAAGTCTACGACCCGCAGACGGCGGCCACCCTGACGAGCCGGCTAAGGAAGAGCGGCCTCTTGTCGCTCGGCAAGCGCCTGCACGGGCTGTTCCGGCGCTCAGGACGGCGGTGA
- the spoIIP gene encoding stage II sporulation protein P: MKGRRQMIILSLVAALAVTTAVFYGVTYGPLSPGPRGEGERARGYTEILDEDRQVLLRTGLAVAVGDQLITAGDSMYRVIRVLGRTAVARLVSKAGSLDSTGGWAPPSQAASGPQPATEPTPSPIPAPQPAPTPVPGPGQPATPTGPRAVVVYHTHSDESYTPDDGAPVIPGNGSIFEVGATFGTALRANGYVVVGDPTRHDPHDNQAYIRSRRTAYQDIQMYNPFALFDLHRDSAPASDYLRTVADQQIQQVMIVIGRQNPTMVANLYVATQIKATADSLYPGLVKAIYMGRGLYNQDLMPTALLFEFGTETAPRGTADNAARLFADVIARAFTATTTP, translated from the coding sequence ATGAAAGGGCGCCGGCAGATGATCATCCTCAGCCTGGTCGCGGCCCTGGCGGTTACGACGGCGGTGTTCTATGGGGTCACTTACGGCCCGCTCTCCCCGGGACCTCGGGGCGAGGGCGAACGAGCCCGAGGCTACACCGAAATCCTCGACGAGGACCGTCAAGTCCTTCTCCGCACCGGACTGGCCGTGGCCGTCGGCGATCAGCTGATCACTGCCGGCGACTCAATGTACCGGGTCATCCGCGTCTTGGGCCGGACGGCCGTAGCTCGCCTGGTGTCCAAGGCCGGAAGCCTCGACTCGACCGGCGGCTGGGCCCCGCCGAGCCAGGCGGCGTCAGGCCCCCAGCCCGCGACGGAGCCGACCCCAAGCCCGATACCGGCGCCTCAGCCCGCCCCCACCCCCGTCCCGGGGCCCGGTCAGCCGGCGACCCCAACCGGGCCGAGGGCCGTCGTCGTCTACCACACCCACTCCGACGAATCCTATACCCCGGACGACGGGGCCCCCGTCATCCCGGGCAACGGCAGCATCTTCGAAGTCGGGGCCACCTTCGGCACGGCCCTGCGGGCGAACGGCTATGTTGTCGTCGGCGACCCGACCCGCCATGACCCCCACGACAACCAGGCCTACATTCGCTCCCGGCGGACGGCCTACCAGGACATCCAGATGTACAACCCGTTCGCCCTCTTCGACCTCCATCGCGATTCGGCCCCGGCCTCCGACTACCTGCGGACCGTGGCCGACCAGCAGATCCAACAAGTGATGATCGTCATCGGGCGCCAGAACCCGACCATGGTCGCCAACCTCTATGTAGCCACGCAGATCAAGGCCACCGCCGACAGCCTCTATCCCGGCCTGGTCAAGGCGATCTACATGGGCCGCGGCCTCTATAATCAGGACCTGATGCCGACGGCACTGCTGTTTGAGTTCGGTACCGAGACCGCCCCGCGGGGGACGGCCGACAATGCCGCCCGGCTCTTCGCCGATGTCATCGCCAGAGCCTTCACGGCGACCACGACCCCCTGA
- a CDS encoding alpha/beta-type small acid-soluble spore protein, protein MAQDNDDLLVPQADSALKDLKFEVAREVGVAQRAGSGTGLTQQNYDQVLDKFKNEIAGEIGILDEVNRRGWADMPSRQCGRVGGLMGGAIGGQMVKRMIALAEEHLRAGTKV, encoded by the coding sequence ATGGCTCAAGACAACGATGACCTTCTCGTTCCCCAGGCCGACAGCGCCCTGAAGGACCTCAAGTTCGAGGTCGCCAGGGAGGTCGGAGTGGCCCAACGAGCGGGCTCGGGCACCGGCCTGACCCAGCAGAACTATGACCAAGTGCTCGACAAGTTCAAGAATGAGATCGCCGGGGAGATCGGCATCCTCGATGAAGTGAATCGTCGCGGCTGGGCCGACATGCCCTCGCGCCAGTGTGGACGGGTCGGCGGGTTGATGGGCGGGGCCATCGGCGGCCAGATGGTCAAGCGAATGATCGCCCTGGCCGAAGAACACCTCAGAGCCGGAACCAAGGTCTGA
- a CDS encoding biotin-dependent carboxyltransferase family protein: MTEGRIEVIAAGLLTTIQDLGRPGYARYGLGPGGAADGFALRAANLLVDNEPGAAGLEITLAGPELRFRRSISFAVSGADLGLELDGRTIPSWRGITARAGQTLRFRPVARGCRAYLAVSGGLDVPVSLGSRSSDPRARLGWREGRAVKAGDALPVAGGAVTQARLDRLALSLEQMLPPGQESPADYLDREVVAAADGPQADHFSPAALARFYRSVYQVAPSSDRMGLRLNGPAVSPERADIVSDGLIAGAVQVARDGRPVCLLAGHHTTGGYPKIAVIGRAHLRVAAQRPPLAHLSFVRVDPADLEEEAATYLSILRGWEERRLGELPGRLYRLRGGVTVRVRRQGDSPKRPGGR; the protein is encoded by the coding sequence GTGACCGAGGGTCGCATCGAGGTCATCGCAGCGGGGCTTCTCACCACCATTCAGGACCTTGGGCGACCAGGCTACGCCCGCTACGGTCTGGGTCCGGGGGGGGCGGCCGACGGCTTCGCCTTACGAGCGGCTAATCTCCTGGTCGATAACGAACCCGGGGCGGCCGGTCTGGAAATCACCCTGGCCGGACCGGAACTTCGGTTCCGCCGGTCGATCAGCTTTGCGGTGAGTGGGGCCGACCTGGGGCTGGAACTGGACGGACGAACCATCCCGAGCTGGCGGGGGATCACGGCCCGGGCCGGTCAGACCCTGCGCTTCCGGCCCGTAGCTCGGGGTTGTCGGGCCTATCTGGCGGTCTCCGGGGGTCTGGACGTGCCCGTCAGCCTTGGCAGCCGGTCCTCGGATCCGCGAGCCAGGCTGGGCTGGCGAGAGGGGCGGGCGGTCAAGGCGGGCGACGCCCTCCCGGTGGCCGGAGGCGCCGTGACCCAGGCGCGCCTGGACCGCCTGGCCTTGAGTCTTGAGCAAATGCTCCCCCCGGGCCAGGAGAGCCCGGCCGACTACCTCGACCGCGAGGTGGTCGCGGCCGCCGACGGGCCGCAGGCCGACCATTTTTCCCCCGCCGCGCTCGCCCGCTTCTACCGTTCGGTCTACCAGGTCGCGCCCTCGTCCGACCGGATGGGGCTTCGTCTGAACGGTCCGGCGGTCAGCCCCGAACGTGCGGACATCGTCTCCGACGGCCTGATCGCCGGGGCCGTGCAGGTGGCTCGGGATGGGCGGCCGGTCTGCCTTCTGGCCGGTCACCATACGACCGGCGGCTACCCGAAGATCGCCGTCATCGGGCGGGCCCACCTCCGGGTGGCCGCCCAACGGCCGCCCCTCGCCCATCTTTCGTTTGTCCGGGTCGACCCGGCTGACCTCGAGGAGGAAGCCGCCACTTACCTTTCGATCCTGCGGGGTTGGGAGGAAAGACGGCTCGGGGAATTGCCCGGGCGCCTCTATCGCCTGCGGGGCGGAGTGACGGTCCGCGTGCGCCGCCAAGGAGACTCCCCGAAGCGACCTGGTGGACGATAA
- the pxpB gene encoding 5-oxoprolinase subunit PxpB codes for MYDRPRLLPLGDGALTVEFADGIEDDALVAVGALDDAMISAGPPGIIEVIPTYRSLSVVYDPSILSSTALRRWVEQVRLERRRRSGARPTLVVPVTYGGSHGPDLTDVAEHCRLSESEVIRRHSGADYSVAMLGFQAGFPYLAGLPPELNVPRLASPRTTVPAGAVGIAGGQTGIYSSTSPGGWRIIGWTPLVLWDPGRDRPSLLEPGDRVRFCPVESVAASAQGRKADRAGGEPR; via the coding sequence ATGTATGACCGGCCGAGGCTGTTGCCATTGGGCGACGGCGCGCTGACGGTGGAGTTCGCCGATGGCATCGAGGACGACGCCCTGGTCGCGGTGGGGGCGCTGGACGACGCCATGATCTCCGCCGGACCACCGGGGATCATCGAGGTCATCCCCACCTACCGCTCACTATCCGTGGTCTACGACCCGAGCATCCTCTCGTCGACCGCCCTCCGTCGCTGGGTCGAACAGGTGCGACTGGAGCGCCGGCGAAGGTCGGGGGCTCGACCGACCCTGGTCGTCCCGGTCACCTACGGCGGCAGCCATGGTCCCGACCTGACCGACGTGGCTGAGCACTGTCGGCTCTCTGAGAGTGAGGTCATTCGGCGACATAGCGGGGCCGACTACTCTGTGGCCATGCTCGGTTTTCAGGCGGGCTTTCCCTACCTGGCCGGACTGCCTCCGGAGCTGAACGTGCCCCGCCTGGCGAGTCCCCGGACCACGGTGCCCGCGGGGGCGGTGGGCATCGCCGGCGGGCAGACCGGGATCTACTCGAGCACCAGCCCGGGCGGGTGGCGAATCATCGGCTGGACTCCACTGGTCCTGTGGGACCCGGGGCGGGACAGGCCTTCGCTGCTCGAGCCGGGAGACCGGGTGCGCTTTTGCCCGGTGGAATCTGTCGCGGCCTCGGCCCAGGGCCGGAAGGCCGACCGGGCCGGGGGTGAGCCGAGGTGA
- a CDS encoding 5-oxoprolinase subunit PxpA: MDRVLRVDLNSDMGEGFGRYRLGADEALLAVVSSANVACGFHAGDPSQMRRTVALARNRGVSVGAHPGYPDLVGFGRREMKVDPSEVEDLVVYQVGAMAGVARAEGVELTHVKPHGALYNQAARDKSLARAVARAIKSVDPHLALVGLFGSELGAVGREEGLRVVEEVFADRAYLSDGRLAPRELPGALVTEPPIVAERALRMIREGRVSAIDGGCIRVRADTICIHGDTAGAPALAAAVRTRLEAAGVRIVGLQRKSETAP, from the coding sequence GTGGACCGTGTGCTGCGGGTGGACTTGAACAGTGATATGGGGGAGGGTTTCGGCCGCTACCGCCTTGGCGCCGACGAAGCGCTGCTGGCCGTGGTCTCGTCAGCCAACGTGGCCTGTGGCTTCCATGCCGGAGACCCGAGCCAGATGCGACGGACGGTGGCGTTGGCCAGGAACCGGGGGGTCTCGGTCGGGGCCCACCCGGGCTATCCGGACCTGGTCGGGTTCGGGCGGCGGGAGATGAAGGTCGACCCGTCCGAGGTCGAGGACCTGGTCGTCTACCAGGTCGGGGCCATGGCCGGAGTGGCCCGGGCAGAAGGTGTCGAGCTGACCCACGTCAAGCCCCACGGGGCTCTCTACAACCAGGCTGCCCGGGACAAGTCATTGGCCCGGGCTGTGGCCCGGGCGATCAAGTCGGTCGATCCCCACCTGGCCCTGGTCGGCCTATTCGGCTCCGAGCTCGGTGCGGTCGGCCGGGAGGAGGGCCTGAGGGTGGTCGAGGAGGTCTTCGCCGACCGAGCCTACCTGAGTGACGGCCGCCTCGCGCCGAGGGAGCTGCCCGGGGCCCTGGTCACCGAACCGCCGATCGTCGCCGAGCGGGCCCTGAGGATGATCCGAGAGGGCCGGGTCTCAGCCATCGACGGTGGCTGCATCCGGGTCCGGGCGGACACCATCTGTATCCACGGCGATACGGCCGGGGCCCCGGCTCTGGCCGCGGCGGTCAGGACCCGTCTGGAGGCCGCCGGGGTCAGGATCGTTGGCCTTCAACGAAAGTCGGAGACGGCCCCGTGA
- a CDS encoding PHP domain-containing protein, translating to MPADLHVHTTASDGTLTPSEAVRAAVAAGLTAIGVTDHDTTAGLPEATQAARASGGGLRVVPGVEVNTDTTIADRTREVHVLGYLFDPSSPALEAELQRLRTARYERARLILDRLVRLNLPVSFTRVREIAGGGPLGRPHIAQVLVEAGYAGSVREAFRLYLGIGKPAYVERYKLSPEEAVRLIRAAGGVAVLAHPGLIGDDSIIPPLVAAGLAGLEARYPEHSRSQTRRYVAMARRYGLVVTGGSDAHGPGFPGRAPIGGVRVGDEVIKELEDRRSDEGRP from the coding sequence ATGCCAGCCGACCTGCACGTGCACACGACCGCCTCCGACGGAACGCTGACCCCTTCCGAGGCCGTCAGGGCGGCTGTCGCGGCTGGGCTGACGGCCATTGGGGTGACCGATCACGACACCACCGCCGGTCTGCCCGAGGCGACCCAGGCGGCTCGAGCCTCCGGGGGAGGACTGCGCGTCGTCCCGGGAGTCGAGGTCAACACGGATACGACCATCGCCGACAGAACGCGCGAAGTGCACGTCCTCGGATACCTCTTCGACCCGTCCTCCCCGGCCCTGGAGGCCGAGTTGCAGCGGTTACGGACGGCCCGGTACGAGAGGGCCCGCTTGATCCTGGACCGGCTGGTCAGGTTGAACCTGCCCGTCTCGTTCACCAGGGTCAGGGAGATCGCCGGCGGCGGCCCGCTCGGTCGTCCCCACATCGCTCAGGTCCTGGTCGAGGCGGGGTATGCGGGATCGGTCCGCGAGGCCTTCCGGCTCTATCTCGGGATCGGTAAACCGGCCTATGTGGAACGCTACAAGCTTTCGCCGGAGGAGGCCGTCCGGCTGATCCGGGCGGCCGGTGGCGTGGCCGTGCTCGCCCACCCGGGATTGATCGGTGACGACTCGATCATCCCCCCGCTCGTGGCCGCCGGCCTGGCCGGCCTCGAGGCCCGCTATCCGGAGCACTCGCGAAGCCAGACCCGGCGTTATGTGGCCATGGCTCGGCGTTACGGTCTGGTCGTCACCGGGGGTTCCGATGCCCACGGCCCGGGCTTTCCGGGGCGGGCTCCCATCGGCGGTGTCCGGGTCGGGGACGAGGTCATCAAGGAGCTGGAAGACCGTCGGTCGGACGAAGGCCGACCGTGA